CGGACGCCCACCTTCGATTTGTCGCTGCGCCACCCCGGCTTCCGCAAGCGCATGACGCGCCGCCTGCCGGGCGACGACTGGCTATTCCCCAACATCAACACCGGCGGTGTCATCAAGTTCGACGAGACCGGCCGCATCGTCGGCACGCTCGGCGATCTCACCGGCAAGAACCACCCGATGGTCACTTCGATGCGCGAGCACAAGGGCGAACTGTTCGTCGGCGGCATCCTCAACAACCGTATTGGCCGGTTCAAGATTCCGGGCGCCGACCCGAACTGGACCAGTTGGAAGTCCTACTGGGACGGCAAGACGCCATCCGTCGCCGAGATCGCCCTTCCCCAAGGGAGGGCCTGAACATGTGGTGGGACGCTCTTCTGGATCCCTTCCGCGGCAAGGCTGTGACCATCCCGCCGATGGATGGTGCCTTCCGGCCCAACACGCTTCTTGAGACCGCCGAGACCTTTGCCGAAGTGGCGCATCCCGAGGCTCTTCTCGTTTACGAGGGACGGCTTCTGGTCGCCTCGGGAGCCGACCTTCTCGCCTTCCCTCTGGAGGGCGGCGCGCCGACCCTATTTCGCCGCTTCGAAACCACCATTTCTGCCCTGGGGGCCTTTCCGGACGGTGGTCTGGCTATTGCTCTTGTTGCTGGCGAAATCCGCTTCTTGGGTGGTCGCTTTGACGGACGCATCATCACCGAGGTGGCCGGCCGCCGCATCCATGCACCGACCGCGCTTGCGACGGCCGGCGAAGGCGTTGTCTACGTGGCCGACGGTTCGACCCGTTTCGCCGCCGACGACTGGCAAAGCGACCTGATGGCCTACGGGACGAGCGGCGCCGTGCTTCGGCTCGACCTTGCGGAAGGGGAAGGCCGGATCCTTGCCGATGGGCTTGCCTGGCCAGCCGGCCTGCTCGTCGAACCCGACCGGTCGGTGATCGTGTCCGAAGCTTCGCGCCACAGGCTCCTCCGCATCACCGGCGACGGTCGCTCAAAACCCCAGCCGGTGCTCTCCAACCTGCCCGGTTATCCGGCACGACTGGCACGCGCCACCACCGGTGGCATCTGGCTGACGCTGATGGCGCCGCGCAACCGTCTTGTCGAACTGGTGCTGACCGAGCGCGCTTATCGCGAGGACATGGTCGCGACGGTTCCCCGCGATCTCTGGATCGCGCCGCAGATGAGTTCAGGCAACTCCTTTCTCGAACCGCTGCAATGCGGCGGCGTGGTCACCATGGGTGTGCGCAAGCCCTGGGCGCCGGGACGCTCCTATGGCCTGATCGCCCGCCTCGACGATCACTTCCGCCCGATATCCAGCCTGCATAGCCGGGCCGACGGCAGGCGGCACGGCATCAAGGACATGGTTGAAATCGGCGGCGTGCTGTTTGCCGCCTCGCGTGGCGGCAACGCCGTCCTCGAGATCGAGACAGGTGCGGCATGACGCTGATCGAGACGCGCGCCCTTTCCAAGAGCTATCGCGGCAACCTCGCCGTCGACGCCGTCGATTTCGATATTGCCGAGGGCGAAGTGCATGCGCTTCTCGGCGAGAATGGCGCCGGCAAGTCGACGCTGACCAAGATGATCGCCGGCGTGGTGCCGCCGTCGTCGGGCGAGATCCTGCTCGACGGCAAGCCGGTCACTTTCGACGGCCCGGCGGATGCGCTGAAGCAGGGCATCGCCATGGTGTTCCAGGAAACCTCACTGGTACCGTCGATGACGGTGGCGCAGAACCTCTATCTCGGCGACGAGAAGTTCCTGAACCGGCTGCGCGGCGTCGCCATCTCGGCGCAGCAGTTCCTGCAATCGCTGAACTTCACTGTCGATCCGACGGCGACGGTGGCCACCTTGGGCGCCGCCAAGCGGCAGATGGTGGAGATCGCCCGCGCCGTGCGCCTCAAGGCGCGGATCATCATCTTCGACGAACCGACGGCAACACTCACTCCCGAAGAGAAGCGTCACTTCTTTGCGCTCGTTCGCCGGCTCAAGGAACGCAAGGTGGCGGTGATCTTCATCAGCCACGCGCTCGAAGAGGCGCTGCAGATCTCCGACCGCATCACGGTGATGCGCGACGGTGCTCGCGTCGTCACCGACGTCACGGCCAACTTCACCCGCGAGACCATCGTTCGCGCCATGGTCGGCCGCACGCTGGCCGGCAGCGATGCCAAGCGCAAGACGACCGTCCGGCCGGTCGGCGACAAGGTGCTGTCAGTTCAGGACCTTTCGATGGGAGCGATCGTCAAGAACACCTCCTTCTCTATCTTCGCCGGCCAGATCACCGGCCTGTTCGGCCTCGTCGGCTCCGGGAGAACCGAAACGGCCAAGATCATCGCCGGCGTGATGAAGCGCGACTTCAATCGCGGCGGAGAGGTGGCGCTGGATGGCCAGCCCGTGCGCTACAACACGCCGCGACCGGCGATGCAGGACGGCATTGTCTATGTCACTGAGGACCGGAAGCTCGAAGGCTTCTTCGAAACCATGTCGATCGCCGAGAACCTCTATTCCGGCCATCTTGCAGCCGGTGAAAACAAGATACCGGTGGTCAGCCGGGCCGAGATGACGCGTCTCGCCGAGAGTTGGAGCCGCACGCTCAACATTCGGGCGATCAATCCCGATGCGCGCGTCGTCGAACTCAGCGGCGGCAACCAGCAGAAGGTGGTGATCGGCAAGGGCCTCGTGCAGAAGCCCCGCCTCGTCATCTTCGACGAGCCGACGCGCGGAGTCGACGTGGCGGCGATCGCCGAGATCCATCACCTGATCGAAAAGCTCGCCGACGACGGGCTCGCGGTGGTGGTGATCTCGTCCTATCTGCCGGAAATCCTGAAACTCTCCGACCGTATCCTGGTCTGCCGCCAGGGTCGCGTGGTCGAGGAATTCTCCCCGCTGGACGCCAGCGAGGAGCGCATCATGTACGCCTCCGTCCATTGACGAGAAGCGCAAAAACAAGAGGAAAGCCAAGACGATGTCCCGTATCTGGACCTATTATCACGGCGCCTGGCACGAGGGCGACGTCCGCGTGCTCGGGGCCAACTCCCACGCCACCTGGCTCGGCTCGCTGGTGTTCGATGGCGCCCGTGCCTTCGAGGGTGTGGCCCCCGACCTCGATCTGCATGCGGCGCGTGTCAATCAGTCCGCCCGGAACCTTGACCTCGAACCGACGCTTTCCGACGCTGAGATCATCGGCCTGACGCATGAAGGCCTCAAGAAGTTTGGTCCCAATCCGGCCGTCTACATTCGTCCCATGTACTGGGCTGAGGAAGGCGACTCTTCGGTGGTTGCCGCCGACCCCGCTTCGACCGACTTCGCGCTCTGCCTCGAGGAGATGCCGATGGTCGAGCCGAAGGGCTTCACCATCACCACCACGCGCTTCCGCCGGCCGACGGTGGAATGCATGCCGACCAACGCCAAGGCGGCCTGTCTCTACCCCAACAATGCCCGCATGATCCGCGAGGCGCGGGCCAAGGGCTTCCACAACGCGCTGGTGCAGGACTTCGCCGGCAATGTCGCCGAGCTGGCCACGGCCAATGTGTTCCTGGTGAAGGGCGGCGAATACTTCACGCCGGTTCCGAACGGCACCTTCCTGGCCGGCATCACGCGCAAGCGCGTCATCGGCCTTCTGCGCGATGCCGGCGAGACCGTCCACGAGATCACGCTGTCGATCGACGACTTCCGCGCCGCCGACGAGATCTTCTCGACCGGCAACATCTCAAAGGTGGTTCCGGTCATCGGCTTCGACGACAAGACGCTTGCCTTTGGCCCCAAGGGGCGCAAGGCGCGCGAACTCTATTGGGCCTGGGCCCATCGCTGAGGATAGATCATGACAACCGTGAAACTCTGGACCGACGCCGAAGTCGAGGCCGACCCGCGCATCAAGGCGGTGTTCGACGATATCCGCGCCACCCGCAAGTCGGACTTCGTCAATAACTTCTGGCGCGGCCTCGCTAACCAGCCGCAACTTCTCGAGCGCACGTGGGCAAGTCTGAAGGAAGTGATGGTCGCACCCGGCGAGTTGTCGCCGGTAGTCAAGGAAATGATCTACGTCGCGGTGTCGACGGTGAACGGCTGCAGCTATTGCATCCATTCGCATACCGCTCAGGCCAAGGCCAAGGGCATGACCGAGGGCATGCACGCCGAACTGCTATCGGTCATCGGCATGGCCTCGGAGACCAATGCCGTCGTGCAGGCCCTGCAAATCCCGGTCGATCCGGAATTCCAGGTCTGACGGGGAAGATAAAATGTCGAAAGCCATGCTGCTCGGCGCTCCCGGTGGTCCGGAGGCGCTGAGCTGGGAGGAGGTTGCCGACCGTGCGCCGGCAACTGGCGAAGCCGTCGTCCGTCACACCGCCGTCGGCGTCAACTTCATCGATACCTACTATCGCTCCGGTCTCTATGCTTGGCCGGAGGCGCCGCTCGTCGTCGGCGCCGAGGCGGCCGGCGTGGTGGAAAGCATCGGACCGGGCGTCAAATCACTGAGAGTTGGCGACCGGGTTGCCTACACGACGCCGCTCGGCGCCTATCGCGAACGGCGGGTGATTGCCGCCGACCGGCTGGTGAAACTGCCCGATACCATCTCGGATGAAATCGCCGCTACCGTCATGTTGAAGGGGCTGACGGTGCAATATCTCGTCACCTCGACCTTTGCCGTGAAGGCCGGCGACGTGGCGCTGGTGCATGCGGCGGCCGGTGGCGTCGGTCTCCTGATGGGGCAGTGGCTGAAGGCGCTCGGCGCCACGGCCATCGGCACGGTCGGCTCGCCGGAAAAGGCCGAGCTAGCGCGTGCCCATGGCTATGACCATGTCATCGACTATCGCCGCGACGACTTCGTAGCGGCGGCGCTCGGCGTTACGAACGGTCGCGGCTGCGACGTGGTCTATGACAGCGTCGGTCGCGATACCTGGGCCGGTTCGCTGAAATCCTTGCGAAAGCGCGGCACTTTCGTCTCTTTCGGCCAGTCGTCGGGACCGATCGAGGGGTTTTCGCTGTCGATGCTGGCGCAAGGCGGTTCACTTTCCGCCTCCAGGCCGATGTTGTTCCACTTCATCGAGGAGCGGGCGGAACTGGAGGCACGCGCCGCCGACCTGTTTTCTCGCCTGGCCTCCGGCGCGGTAGCGGCAGAAGTGCGCCAGCGCTTCCCGCTTGTGGCAGCCGCCGAGGCCCATCGTGCCCTCGAAGGACGGGCCACCACCGGCGCATCGGTCCTTACGGTGTAGGACGGCCGCCCTTGAGGGCGGCGTCTCGCGCGTGTACGACGTAAGGCTTATCCCCAACCTGGGAGCGGGCCATGGACGACAGGCTGCTGCAAAGCTTCATGACGGTTGCCGAATGTGGCAGCTTCACCGTCGCCGCCGACAAGCTGTCGATCACCCAGTCGGCCCTGTCTCGCCAGATCCAGAGCATTGAACAAACGCTGGGGGTGGAGCTGTTCGAGCGAATCGGCAAGAGGATCCGCGTCTCGCCCGCAGGCGAAGCGTTGCGATCCCGCATCAACGAGGTGCTGATCGCCACCAAGAACCTGCGCCTCTCCGCCGAGGAACTGAAGAAGGGTGAGGCGGGCGTCCTCAAGATCGGCGCCTGCTCGCAGTTGATCGAGCGCTACTTCCCCGACTTCCTGCGTGAGTGGCAGGCCGAGCACCCCGCCGTCGACATTCGTCTCGAAGAGGGTGGCGGCGCCGATCTCGACGCCAAACTGATGTCCGGCGTGGTGCAGCTCACCATCAACGCGTCGAGCTACGCCAGAACGCCGGAAGTCGAGGCGAGGCCGCTCTGCCACCTCGCCGTGCTGGCCATCGGCACGGCGGAGCGCATCGGCAGGACGGGCGCTCCGATCGACATCGCCGACGTCTGTGCCCATCCGCTGCTGCTGCTCAACCGCCGGCACGTCAGCCGTGAGATGTTCGATGCCGCCTGCCGCCTGACAGGCCTGGAGCCACGCATCGCGCTGGAAAGCGGCTCCCCTCACACGGTGTTTTCCATGGCCATCGGCGATGTCGGCGTCGCCGTGTTGCCCTCATCGATCCGTGCTCTGAAGACCGATCTCACGGTGCGGCCGATCGCCATCGAAGCACGGCCGGTGGAGTTCGAAATCTCCGCCATCTGGTCGCGTTCGACGCCGCTTCCAGCCTATGGCCGCCGCTTCGTCGATGCGCTGGCCACCCATATCGCGCGCGAGCAGGACCAAGGATCGGGGACGGCAGCGGTGGCGTAGTCAGCTCGCGAAACAGAGACCACTGGCCCTTGCTTGACAGTCCTCGGAATCGTCCCTACAAAAAGTGAAACCGCTTTCACAAATAAAAACGGCGGGGGAACACGGGTGCGTTTCTGGAGGGTGATCGAGCCCCATATCGGCTTTCTGTTGCAGGGCTTTGCCCTGACGATAGCGGCTTGTCTGATTGCCATCGTCGGTGCGGTGCTGCTCGGCGCCCTGACGGCGTCGATGCGCTCGTCCGGCAACAGGTGGGTGCGAGGCACCGCCAACGCCTATGGTGACGTCTTCCGCAACGTCCCCTTCCTCGTCCAGCTGTTCTTCTTCTTCTACGGCCTGCCCGAACTCGGCATCTACATCGGCGCTTTTGAGACCGGCATCATCGCCATGTCCATCGCCGGTGGCGCCTTCGTTTCCGACGTCATCCTATCGGGCATCATGACCATCGACCCCGGCGTGATTGACGCCGCCAAGGTGTCCGGCCTCAGCCGGATCAAGATCTTCACCCGCATCGTGCTGCCGATTGCCTTGCGCGTCTCGGTGCGGCCGATGGGCTCGGTGCTGATCAACCTCGTGCTGACCTCGTCGATCCTCTCGACCATCACCGTCAACGAGCTGACGGGCGCCGCCAAGATCGTCGCCGCCACCACATTCAAGCCGTTCGAAGTCTATGCGGTGCTCCTGGTGCTCTATGCCTCGCTGACGACGCTGTTGTCCTTCGCCATCTCGGCGACCCATCGTCGTCTCAACCGCTTCATGATGGGGGGCTGATGCGCTACGCCGACTTCACGCCCTATGACA
Above is a window of Pleomorphomonas sp. T1.2MG-36 DNA encoding:
- a CDS encoding sugar ABC transporter ATP-binding protein translates to MTLIETRALSKSYRGNLAVDAVDFDIAEGEVHALLGENGAGKSTLTKMIAGVVPPSSGEILLDGKPVTFDGPADALKQGIAMVFQETSLVPSMTVAQNLYLGDEKFLNRLRGVAISAQQFLQSLNFTVDPTATVATLGAAKRQMVEIARAVRLKARIIIFDEPTATLTPEEKRHFFALVRRLKERKVAVIFISHALEEALQISDRITVMRDGARVVTDVTANFTRETIVRAMVGRTLAGSDAKRKTTVRPVGDKVLSVQDLSMGAIVKNTSFSIFAGQITGLFGLVGSGRTETAKIIAGVMKRDFNRGGEVALDGQPVRYNTPRPAMQDGIVYVTEDRKLEGFFETMSIAENLYSGHLAAGENKIPVVSRAEMTRLAESWSRTLNIRAINPDARVVELSGGNQQKVVIGKGLVQKPRLVIFDEPTRGVDVAAIAEIHHLIEKLADDGLAVVVISSYLPEILKLSDRILVCRQGRVVEEFSPLDASEERIMYASVH
- a CDS encoding branched-chain amino acid aminotransferase, whose amino-acid sequence is MSRIWTYYHGAWHEGDVRVLGANSHATWLGSLVFDGARAFEGVAPDLDLHAARVNQSARNLDLEPTLSDAEIIGLTHEGLKKFGPNPAVYIRPMYWAEEGDSSVVAADPASTDFALCLEEMPMVEPKGFTITTTRFRRPTVECMPTNAKAACLYPNNARMIREARAKGFHNALVQDFAGNVAELATANVFLVKGGEYFTPVPNGTFLAGITRKRVIGLLRDAGETVHEITLSIDDFRAADEIFSTGNISKVVPVIGFDDKTLAFGPKGRKARELYWAWAHR
- a CDS encoding carboxymuconolactone decarboxylase family protein, which encodes MTTVKLWTDAEVEADPRIKAVFDDIRATRKSDFVNNFWRGLANQPQLLERTWASLKEVMVAPGELSPVVKEMIYVAVSTVNGCSYCIHSHTAQAKAKGMTEGMHAELLSVIGMASETNAVVQALQIPVDPEFQV
- a CDS encoding quinone oxidoreductase family protein, which gives rise to MSKAMLLGAPGGPEALSWEEVADRAPATGEAVVRHTAVGVNFIDTYYRSGLYAWPEAPLVVGAEAAGVVESIGPGVKSLRVGDRVAYTTPLGAYRERRVIAADRLVKLPDTISDEIAATVMLKGLTVQYLVTSTFAVKAGDVALVHAAAGGVGLLMGQWLKALGATAIGTVGSPEKAELARAHGYDHVIDYRRDDFVAAALGVTNGRGCDVVYDSVGRDTWAGSLKSLRKRGTFVSFGQSSGPIEGFSLSMLAQGGSLSASRPMLFHFIEERAELEARAADLFSRLASGAVAAEVRQRFPLVAAAEAHRALEGRATTGASVLTV
- a CDS encoding LysR family transcriptional regulator, with the translated sequence MDDRLLQSFMTVAECGSFTVAADKLSITQSALSRQIQSIEQTLGVELFERIGKRIRVSPAGEALRSRINEVLIATKNLRLSAEELKKGEAGVLKIGACSQLIERYFPDFLREWQAEHPAVDIRLEEGGGADLDAKLMSGVVQLTINASSYARTPEVEARPLCHLAVLAIGTAERIGRTGAPIDIADVCAHPLLLLNRRHVSREMFDAACRLTGLEPRIALESGSPHTVFSMAIGDVGVAVLPSSIRALKTDLTVRPIAIEARPVEFEISAIWSRSTPLPAYGRRFVDALATHIAREQDQGSGTAAVA
- a CDS encoding amino acid ABC transporter permease, with translation MRFWRVIEPHIGFLLQGFALTIAACLIAIVGAVLLGALTASMRSSGNRWVRGTANAYGDVFRNVPFLVQLFFFFYGLPELGIYIGAFETGIIAMSIAGGAFVSDVILSGIMTIDPGVIDAAKVSGLSRIKIFTRIVLPIALRVSVRPMGSVLINLVLTSSILSTITVNELTGAAKIVAATTFKPFEVYAVLLVLYASLTTLLSFAISATHRRLNRFMMGG